One region of Rana temporaria chromosome 11, aRanTem1.1, whole genome shotgun sequence genomic DNA includes:
- the FBXO3 gene encoding F-box only protein 3: MAGAGELGLADLPSDPLLLILSYLDFRELLSCSLVNRRLNQLSNHDPLWKRPCRKYWLVSDDKKKNRSWKATFMAHYFDMGRYIHHYAKLKATWDSLKEYLSENCPRMIGSLKAGVPEEDLDAVEERVGCKLPDDYRCSLRIHNGQKLVVPGLMGSMALSNHYRSEDLLDVDTAAGGFQRRTGLNQCLPITFCIHTGLSQYLALADAEGRNCNEIFYQCPDQTAHNPAALDMFITGTSFSQWFTTYVERVVSCDYPIIRDQIFRYEHDQDCVATTDALSVSVSTSFLPELSSIHPPHFFFTYRIKLQMAKDALPEKACQLDTRYWRITNAKGHVEEVKGPGVVGDYPILRPGQTYEYTSCTTFSTTSGYMEGYYTFHRLDKKSEVFNVTIPRFHMKCPTFRVSNIATVKHERESCNDCVLDDYDPDDSDDFDDEERRRVFNMPNPPVHCPRFT; the protein is encoded by the exons ATGGCGGGGGCCGGGGAGCTGGGACTGGCCGATCTACCGTCTGACCCTCTGCTGCTGATCCTGTCCTACCTGGACTTCCGGGAGCTTCTCAG ctgcagTCTTGTTAACCGAAGACTCAACCAGCTGTCCAACCATGATCCTCTATGGAAGCGACCGTGCCGGAAGTATTGGCTTGTGTCTGA TGACAAGAAAAAGAACAGAAGCTGGAAGGCAACATTTATGGCGCATTACTTTGATATGGGGCGATACATACATCACTATGCCAAGCTAAAGGCCACCTGGGATTCCCTCAAGGAATATTTGAGTGAAAACTGCCCACGGATGATCGGCTCTCTAAAAG CTGGGGTTCCAGAGGAAGATCTTGATGCTGTTGAAGAAAGGGTAGGCTGTAAACTTCCCGACGATTATCGCTGCTCGTTGCGAATTCACAATGGACAGAAGCTTGTGGTGCCTGG tTTAATGGGCAGCATGGCTCTGTCAAACCATTACCGGTCAGAGGACTTGCTGGACGTCGACACGGCAGCAGGCGGATTCCAGCGCAGGACGGGGCTCAACCAGTGCTTGCCTATCACCTTCTGTATCCACACAGGGCTCAGCCAGTACTTGGCACTGGCAGATGCAGAAGGAAGAAATTGCAATGAaatcttctatcagtgtcca GACCAAACTGCACATAACCCGGCTGCCCTGGATATGTTCATCACGG GCACCTCCTTCTCTCAGTGGTTCACCACCTATGTGGAGCGTGTGGTGTCATGTGACTACCCCATCATCAGGGACCAGATCTTCAG GTATGAACATGATCAGGACTGTGTGGCCACTACTGATGCGCTCTCAGTGTCAGTCTCCACTTCCTTCCTCCCTGAGCTGAGCTCTATTCACCCACCGCACTTCTTCTTCACCTACAGAATCAA ACTGCAAATGGCCAAAGATGCTTTACCAGAGAAGGCATGTCAGTTGGATACCCGCTACTGGAGAATAACCAATGCCAAAGGGCACGTGGAAGAGGTGAAAGGCCCAGGAGTAGTAG GTGATTACCCCATTCTGAGACCAGGCCAGACATACGAGTATACAAGCTGCACAACATTCTCAACAACCTCTGGCTACATGGAGGGCTATTACACATTCCACCGGCTGGACAAGAAGAGCGAGGTCTTCAATGTAACCATTCCTCGTTTCCATATGAAATGCCCCACATTTCGAGTATCTAACATTGCCACAGTAAAA